In one window of Mesoplodon densirostris isolate mMesDen1 chromosome 4, mMesDen1 primary haplotype, whole genome shotgun sequence DNA:
- the TMED3 gene encoding LOW QUALITY PROTEIN: transmembrane emp24 domain-containing protein 3 (The sequence of the model RefSeq protein was modified relative to this genomic sequence to represent the inferred CDS: substituted 1 base at 1 genomic stop codon), with translation MQKTSVGDVGRRPFRGGARFEWESRLTFGETPQXNSAGRGRGRVPFASPASAQAQRAEGAGGGRGALWPRSRDHPRARGCALSLPPSRKRSVPRAPRLSLRLIPGPPATVPPARSARPSRGPRDWTGSIMGSVASRSACALPLLLLLLLLLQAERPEGAELTFELPDNAKQCFHEDVEQGVKFSLDYQVITGGHYDVDCYVEDPLGNTIYRETKKQYDSFTHQAEVKGVYQFCFSNEFSTFSHKTVYFDFQVGDEPPILPDMGNRVTALTQMESACVTIHEALKTVIDSQTHYRLREAQDRARAEDLNSRVSYWSVGETIALFVVSFSQVLLLKSFFTEKRPVSRMVHS, from the exons ATGCAGAAAACGTCTGTCGGGGATGTTGGCAGAAGGCCCTTCCGAGGAGGTGCCCGCTTCGAGTGGGAGTCCCGCCTCACCTTCGGCGAGACGCCCCAGTAGAACAgcgcggggcgggggagggggcgtgTCCCCTTCGCCAGCCCAGCCAGCGCGCAGGCGCAGCGGGCAGAAGGGGCGGGGGGAGGCCGCGGTGCTCTCTGGCCTCGGTCCCGGGACCACCCCCGAGCTCGCGGCTGCGCGCTGAGCCTCCCGCCCTCCCGGAAGCGCAGCGTCCCGCGAGCGCCACGTCTGTCCCTGCGCCTTATCCCTGGTCCCCCAGCCACCGTCCCACCCGCGAGGAGCGCACGCCCGAGCCGCGGCCCACGGGACTGGACCGGGAGCATCATGGGCAGCGTGGCCTCGCGCTCCGCCTGCGCGCTGCcccttctgctgctgctgctgctcctgctgcagGCGGAGCGGCCGGAGGGCGCGGAGCTCACCTTCGAGTTACCTGACAACGCCAAGCAGTGCTTCCACGAGGACGTGGAGCAGGGCGTGAAGTTCTCCCTGGATTACCAG GTCATCACTGGAGGCCACTACGACGTTGACTGCTATGTGGAGGACCCCCTGGGGAACACCATCTACAGGGAAACCAAGAAGCAGTATGACAGCTTCACACACCAGGCTGAGGTCAAGGGCGTTTATCAGTTTTGCTTCAGTAATGAGTTTTCCACCTTCTCTCACAAGACCGTCTACTTTGACTTTCAAGTGGGCGACGAGCCCCCCATTCTCCCAGACATGGGGAACAGAGTCACGGCCCTCACCCAG ATGGAGTCCGCCTGTGTGACCATCCACGAGGCTCTAAAGACGGTGATTGACTCTCAGACGCATTACCGGCTCCGGGAGGCCCAGGACAGGGCCCGGGCCGAAGACCTGAATAGCCGAGTCTCTTACTGGTCTGTTGGTGAGACGATTGCGCTGTTTGTGGTCAGCTTCAGCCAGGTGCTGCTGCTGAAAAGCTTCTTCACAGAAAAACGACCCGTCAGCAGAATGGTCCACTCCTAG